A region of Paenibacillus sp. JNUCC-31 DNA encodes the following proteins:
- the lpdA gene encoding dihydrolipoyl dehydrogenase, which produces MVVGDASLNIDTLVIGAGPGGYVAAIRAAQLGQSVLIVDKSELGGVCLNRGCIPSKALISAAHQYESALHGEAFGISAENVKVDFSKTQEFKNGVVKKMTGGVAGLLKGNKVEVFNGECMFINENEARVFNDHESPRYKFKNAIIATGSRPIELKPFPFGGRILSSTEALNLPEVPKSMIVIGGGYIGAELGQMYSKFGAKVTIIEGLDTVLPGFDKDMTSLVAKNMKKTGIEIVTGAKAESAEQTDKDVTVKYSVNGESKEVTADYLLVTVGRRPNTDGELGLDLIGVDVDERGFVKVDHQGRTSIPHIFAIGDIVSGLALAHKASYEGKVAAEAIAGQPSVVDYKCMPAVVFTDPECSSVGYTEKEAKEKGYKVKAGKFPYAGNGRAVSLNHAEGFVKIVADEESGLVLGCQIVGLEASNLIAELGLAIEMGATLEDLALTIHAHPTLGEIVMEAAELVMGHPIHIISR; this is translated from the coding sequence ATGGTAGTAGGCGACGCTTCTCTCAATATCGACACATTAGTAATTGGTGCAGGACCTGGCGGCTATGTAGCTGCCATCCGTGCTGCTCAATTGGGCCAAAGCGTATTGATCGTAGACAAATCCGAACTGGGCGGCGTTTGTTTGAACCGCGGATGTATTCCATCCAAAGCTCTGATCTCTGCTGCACACCAATACGAGTCTGCACTTCACGGTGAAGCATTTGGTATCTCTGCTGAGAACGTAAAAGTGGACTTTAGCAAAACTCAAGAATTCAAAAACGGCGTTGTTAAGAAAATGACTGGCGGCGTAGCTGGTTTGCTCAAAGGCAACAAAGTTGAAGTTTTCAACGGTGAGTGCATGTTCATCAACGAAAACGAAGCTCGTGTATTTAACGATCACGAGTCACCGCGTTACAAATTCAAAAATGCAATCATTGCAACAGGTTCCCGTCCAATCGAACTGAAACCTTTCCCGTTTGGCGGACGCATTCTGTCTTCGACAGAAGCTCTGAACTTGCCTGAAGTACCAAAAAGCATGATCGTTATCGGTGGTGGTTATATCGGTGCCGAGCTTGGTCAAATGTACTCCAAATTCGGTGCGAAAGTAACCATCATCGAAGGTTTGGATACAGTACTGCCAGGTTTCGATAAAGACATGACTAGCCTCGTTGCTAAAAACATGAAGAAAACAGGCATCGAAATCGTAACGGGTGCAAAAGCTGAAAGTGCTGAGCAAACGGATAAAGATGTAACTGTTAAATATTCTGTAAATGGTGAGTCCAAAGAAGTGACTGCAGATTACCTGCTCGTTACGGTTGGACGTCGTCCAAATACAGACGGTGAGCTTGGTTTGGACCTGATTGGCGTAGACGTTGACGAGCGTGGATTTGTCAAAGTTGACCACCAAGGACGCACAAGCATTCCTCACATCTTCGCAATTGGTGATATCGTATCCGGTCTGGCACTAGCTCACAAAGCTTCTTATGAAGGTAAAGTGGCTGCTGAAGCGATCGCAGGACAACCATCTGTAGTTGACTACAAATGTATGCCTGCAGTTGTATTCACAGATCCTGAGTGCTCCAGCGTAGGTTACACCGAGAAAGAAGCGAAAGAAAAAGGCTACAAAGTTAAAGCAGGCAAATTCCCTTATGCGGGTAATGGCCGTGCAGTATCTTTGAACCATGCTGAAGGCTTCGTGAAAATCGTAGCTGACGAAGAAAGCGGCCTTGTGTTGGGTTGCCAAATCGTAGGTCTGGAAGCTTCCAACCTGATTGCTGAGCTTGGTCTGGCAATTGAGATGGGCGCTACTCTGGAAGATCTGGCGCTGACTATTCACGCTCACCCAACTTTGGGCGAAATCGTGATGGAAGCTGCGGAATTGGTTATGGGTCACCCGATCCACATCATTTCCCGTTAA
- a CDS encoding dihydrolipoamide acetyltransferase family protein, which translates to MAKFEYKFPELGEGLHEGEIIKMHIKVGDKVTDDDIIMEVQNDKAVVEVPCPVNGTVTEVFAKDGQVCHVGEVVAIIEAEGELPEQDDAPAGDQGEQEKDAAQGGADTSGSSAAASSSDAAKEGGNNSVPAVPAKDVLATPSVRKFAREQGVDIAQVNGTGNNGKVTKEDVESFKNGGGSSAAASSEAPAQEEKKSAAPAAAAADQRLEEERVPFKGIRKAIANAMVKSAYTAPHVTIMDEVDVTELVAFRTRMKPIAEKKGTKVTYLPFIVKALVAASRQFPALNAMIDEEANEIVYKKYYNIGIATDTDNGLIVPVIKDADRKSIWMIADSIRDLAARGRDGKLSANEMRGSTISISNIGSAGGMFFTPIINFPEVAILGTGRISEKAVIKNGEVVAAPVMALSLSFDHRIIDGATAQNFMNYIKQLLANPELLVMEV; encoded by the coding sequence TTGGCTAAATTTGAATACAAATTCCCTGAACTGGGCGAAGGCCTTCACGAAGGCGAAATCATTAAGATGCACATCAAAGTCGGTGACAAAGTAACTGACGACGATATCATCATGGAAGTACAGAACGACAAAGCAGTCGTTGAAGTACCTTGTCCGGTTAACGGAACAGTAACAGAAGTGTTTGCTAAAGATGGTCAAGTTTGCCACGTAGGCGAAGTTGTTGCTATTATCGAAGCAGAAGGCGAGCTTCCTGAGCAAGACGACGCTCCAGCTGGCGATCAAGGCGAGCAAGAAAAAGATGCAGCTCAAGGCGGAGCTGACACAAGCGGTTCTTCCGCAGCAGCATCCAGTTCTGATGCAGCTAAAGAAGGCGGCAACAACAGCGTTCCGGCAGTACCTGCCAAAGACGTTCTGGCAACGCCAAGCGTGCGTAAATTTGCTCGCGAACAAGGCGTGGACATCGCTCAGGTTAACGGTACTGGCAACAACGGTAAAGTAACCAAAGAAGATGTTGAATCTTTCAAAAACGGTGGCGGTTCTTCCGCAGCGGCATCTTCCGAAGCTCCGGCTCAAGAAGAGAAGAAATCCGCAGCACCAGCAGCTGCAGCAGCTGATCAACGCCTTGAAGAAGAGCGCGTACCATTCAAAGGTATCCGTAAAGCGATTGCCAATGCGATGGTTAAGTCGGCTTACACAGCACCTCACGTTACCATCATGGACGAAGTGGACGTAACTGAATTGGTTGCTTTCCGTACTCGCATGAAACCTATCGCTGAGAAAAAAGGTACAAAAGTTACGTATCTGCCATTCATCGTTAAAGCACTGGTTGCGGCTTCCCGTCAATTCCCTGCTTTGAACGCGATGATTGATGAAGAAGCTAACGAAATTGTTTACAAAAAATACTATAACATCGGTATCGCTACAGATACAGACAACGGCCTGATCGTTCCTGTTATCAAAGATGCTGATCGTAAATCCATCTGGATGATCGCTGATTCTATCCGTGATCTGGCAGCTCGTGGCCGCGACGGCAAATTGAGCGCGAACGAAATGAGAGGAAGCACAATCTCCATCAGTAACATTGGTTCTGCTGGCGGTATGTTCTTCACTCCAATCATCAACTTCCCTGAAGTTGCTATTCTCGGAACAGGACGCATCAGCGAAAAAGCGGTTATCAAAAACGGCGAAGTAGTTGCAGCACCTGTAATGGCTCTTTCCCTGAGCTTTGATCACCGTATCATCGATGGCGCAACAGCACAAAACTTTATGAATTACATTAAACAGCTGCTCGCTAACCCTGAGCTGCTTGTTATGGAGGTGTAA
- a CDS encoding alpha-ketoacid dehydrogenase subunit beta, whose protein sequence is MAQMNMKEAIRDALRVELKRDPNVLLFGEDVGNVGGVFRVTEGLQKEFGEERVFDTPLAESAIGGLAVGLGVQGFRPVAEIQFVGFIFEALDQMVVQAARMRFRSGGKYNSPIVFRTPFGGGVKAAELHTDSLEGLLTQTPGIKVVVPSNPYDAKGLMIASIRDNDPVFFMEHLNLYHAFRAEVPEEDYTVELGKANVVREGSDVTIITYGMMVHTSVKAAEELEKQGIKVEVIDLRTVSPIDIDTIVASIKKTNRAIVVQEAQKSAGVAAEVIAQINEKAILHLEAPVLRVAGPDTVYPFAQIEDTWLPNPARIVAAVNKVVNF, encoded by the coding sequence ATGGCACAAATGAACATGAAAGAAGCAATCCGTGATGCGCTTCGCGTTGAGTTGAAACGTGATCCTAACGTTCTGCTTTTCGGTGAAGACGTAGGTAATGTAGGCGGCGTTTTCCGTGTAACGGAAGGTCTGCAAAAAGAATTTGGCGAAGAGCGTGTATTTGATACACCACTAGCTGAGTCCGCTATTGGCGGTCTGGCTGTAGGTTTGGGTGTTCAAGGCTTCCGTCCGGTTGCTGAGATCCAATTCGTTGGTTTTATCTTCGAAGCACTTGACCAAATGGTAGTTCAAGCAGCTCGTATGCGTTTCCGCTCCGGCGGTAAATACAATTCTCCAATCGTATTCCGTACACCATTCGGTGGCGGTGTAAAAGCGGCAGAATTGCACACGGATTCCCTTGAAGGTTTGCTCACGCAAACTCCGGGTATCAAAGTGGTTGTTCCTTCTAACCCTTACGATGCAAAAGGTCTGATGATCGCTTCTATTCGCGACAACGACCCTGTATTCTTCATGGAGCACTTGAACTTGTACCATGCATTCCGTGCAGAAGTGCCTGAAGAAGATTACACCGTTGAGCTGGGCAAAGCGAACGTTGTTCGTGAAGGTTCTGATGTAACTATCATTACTTACGGTATGATGGTTCACACTTCTGTGAAAGCAGCAGAAGAGCTCGAAAAACAAGGAATCAAAGTTGAAGTTATCGACCTTCGTACGGTTAGCCCGATCGACATCGATACTATCGTTGCTTCCATTAAGAAAACAAATCGTGCAATCGTTGTACAAGAAGCTCAAAAAAGCGCAGGTGTTGCAGCTGAAGTCATTGCACAAATCAATGAAAAAGCAATCCTGCACTTGGAAGCACCGGTTCTGCGTGTAGCTGGTCCGGATACTGTATATCCATTTGCACAAATCGAAGATACATGGCTTCCTAACCCAGCACGTATCGTTGCTGCGGTTAACAAAGTCGTAAATTTCTAA
- the pdhA gene encoding pyruvate dehydrogenase (acetyl-transferring) E1 component subunit alpha translates to MSKVPYEVYTEDVEALSVLSPDGEIVNKDMMPKLSDDQLKEIMYRMVFTRTWDDRAVNLGRQGRLGFYAPVSGQEATMVGSEFAIEKEDFVCPGYRDIPQLVWHGLPLYQAFLYSRGHQHGGQIPDGVNVLMPQIIIGAQILHAMGIAMGYKLKKQKQVVITYTGDGGSSEGDFYEGLNYAGVYKLPVIFFVQNNGYAITTPFAKQTAALSIAHKAVAAGIKGVKVDGMDIFAVIKAVQEAAERGRNGEGATLIEAVTYRFRPHSLSDDASKYRTKEEEAEWNAKDPIARFAKYLEKKGLWTEEDTARVKEEAKAKVNEEIKKAEKTEKMTISGLIDSMFEQTPKHLEEQKADFQ, encoded by the coding sequence ATGAGCAAGGTTCCTTATGAAGTATATACGGAGGATGTAGAAGCTCTGTCCGTGCTGTCTCCTGACGGCGAAATCGTTAACAAAGACATGATGCCTAAACTTTCCGACGATCAATTAAAAGAAATTATGTATCGCATGGTATTTACCCGTACTTGGGATGACCGTGCAGTAAACCTGGGCCGTCAAGGTCGTCTTGGTTTCTATGCTCCAGTATCTGGTCAAGAAGCTACAATGGTTGGTAGTGAATTTGCAATTGAAAAAGAAGACTTTGTATGTCCTGGCTATCGCGACATTCCGCAACTCGTGTGGCATGGACTTCCTCTTTATCAAGCGTTTCTGTACTCCCGTGGACACCAACATGGTGGACAAATCCCGGATGGCGTTAATGTATTGATGCCGCAAATCATCATTGGTGCACAAATTCTGCATGCAATGGGTATTGCAATGGGTTACAAATTGAAGAAACAAAAACAAGTTGTAATTACGTACACAGGTGATGGTGGTTCTTCAGAAGGCGACTTCTATGAAGGTCTGAACTACGCTGGTGTTTACAAATTGCCTGTTATTTTCTTCGTGCAAAACAATGGTTATGCCATCACAACTCCTTTTGCCAAACAAACGGCAGCTCTGTCCATCGCTCACAAAGCGGTAGCAGCAGGGATCAAAGGCGTTAAAGTTGACGGTATGGACATCTTTGCGGTTATCAAAGCGGTTCAGGAAGCTGCTGAACGTGGACGTAACGGAGAAGGCGCAACATTGATCGAAGCAGTAACATATCGTTTCCGTCCTCACTCCCTTTCGGATGATGCTTCCAAGTATCGTACAAAAGAAGAAGAGGCTGAATGGAATGCGAAAGATCCAATCGCACGTTTTGCTAAATATCTGGAGAAAAAAGGTCTGTGGACTGAAGAAGATACAGCACGTGTGAAAGAAGAAGCAAAAGCAAAAGTGAACGAAGAGATCAAAAAAGCGGAAAAAACCGAGAAAATGACGATTTCAGGCTTGATCGACAGCATGTTCGAACAAACGCCTAAGCACTTGGAAGAGCAAAAAGCTGATTTCCAATAA
- a CDS encoding alpha/beta hydrolase — MTDSRYLKRTIVKEEIESRYLGEKRTLRIYLPPGYNELLSYPVVYCQDGEEFFNFGRIATTANRIILDEGAEPFIIVGVQVDVSVRTQEYAPFGNRFKAYTACFAEEIIPYVEEKYPVRRSPQERILAGDSLGGSVSLHLALLYPDLFTRVISMSGAFYSASQEIYAAEQDLSWLSIWMIVGLQETAFEADTGTYNFVQLNQDTRDLLEKRGALVSYREKDGHHQWGFWQKELPEALLYFLQEN; from the coding sequence ATGACGGATTCCCGCTATTTGAAACGTACGATTGTGAAAGAAGAGATTGAGAGTCGCTATCTCGGAGAGAAGCGTACACTGCGAATTTATCTTCCCCCGGGCTATAACGAATTGTTAAGCTATCCTGTAGTATACTGTCAGGACGGTGAAGAATTTTTCAACTTTGGTCGTATTGCCACCACTGCCAACCGTATTATTCTTGACGAGGGAGCCGAACCATTCATTATAGTAGGGGTTCAGGTTGACGTTTCCGTGAGAACTCAGGAATATGCCCCCTTCGGCAATCGATTCAAGGCATATACGGCATGTTTCGCTGAAGAGATTATTCCCTATGTAGAAGAGAAATATCCTGTACGCCGATCTCCCCAGGAACGTATCCTTGCCGGAGACTCACTCGGTGGTAGCGTTTCACTTCATCTTGCCCTGCTTTACCCTGATCTGTTTACACGTGTCATCAGTATGTCCGGCGCATTCTACTCTGCTTCTCAGGAAATCTATGCTGCAGAGCAGGACTTGTCCTGGCTCTCGATCTGGATGATCGTTGGATTACAGGAAACGGCTTTCGAAGCTGACACTGGAACCTATAATTTTGTACAATTGAATCAGGATACTCGCGATTTGCTTGAAAAACGCGGTGCACTCGTCTCCTATCGGGAGAAAGACGGTCATCATCAGTGGGGATTCTGGCAGAAGGAACTGCCCGAAGCTTTGCTTTATTTTCTACAGGAAAACTAA
- a CDS encoding low molecular weight protein-tyrosine-phosphatase, which yields MIHVLFVCLGNICRSPMAEAVLRHKVNERGLAQQIRVDSAGTGDWHVGKPPHEGTRKLLDSRQISYADMAARQFESEDFSKFNYIICMDDSNAANVRSVTGGEEAEIIKMMDMLPDETLREVPDPYYTGNFEEVYRLLDAGCDVLLDRITKEHSLV from the coding sequence ATGATTCACGTTTTGTTTGTATGTTTGGGCAATATTTGCCGATCGCCGATGGCTGAGGCCGTCCTCCGTCACAAAGTTAATGAAAGAGGACTGGCTCAGCAGATTCGAGTGGACTCGGCAGGTACAGGCGACTGGCATGTCGGTAAACCTCCGCATGAAGGGACTCGCAAATTGCTTGATTCACGTCAAATTTCTTATGCTGATATGGCTGCAAGACAATTTGAGAGCGAAGACTTCTCAAAATTTAACTACATCATATGTATGGATGATTCCAACGCAGCGAATGTAAGAAGTGTGACCGGCGGTGAAGAAGCAGAAATTATCAAGATGATGGATATGCTGCCGGACGAGACACTCCGTGAAGTTCCAGATCCGTATTATACGGGGAATTTTGAAGAAGTGTACAGGCTGCTTGATGCAGGCTGCGACGTGTTACTGGACCGGATCACGAAGGAGCATTCATTGGTATAA
- a CDS encoding trimeric intracellular cation channel family protein, whose product MDLHIFEVFSIIGTIAFAMSGAFVAMEEEYDILGVLVLGLVTAFGGGVIRNVLIGVPVTTLWSQGALIMLALVSVAIAFILPLKWIGHWKRTEALFDAIGLAAFAIQGALYAANMGHPISAVIVAAVMTGIGGGIIRDLLAGRKPLVLRDEIYAVWAITAGFAIGMGWFTTNVGLLICFGAVVFFRMCSVHYKWKLPRRSLVQTESVKPQTATAPLNRTLSKGE is encoded by the coding sequence TTGGACTTGCACATTTTTGAAGTATTCAGCATTATAGGCACCATTGCCTTTGCAATGTCAGGGGCCTTCGTAGCAATGGAAGAAGAGTATGATATTTTGGGAGTACTGGTGCTTGGTCTTGTCACCGCATTTGGAGGCGGCGTGATTCGTAACGTGCTGATTGGTGTACCTGTGACAACACTATGGAGCCAGGGAGCGCTTATCATGTTGGCCCTTGTATCTGTAGCCATAGCATTCATACTGCCGCTCAAGTGGATTGGTCACTGGAAGCGAACGGAAGCGCTGTTCGATGCGATTGGACTTGCTGCTTTTGCGATTCAGGGGGCATTATATGCGGCCAATATGGGTCATCCCATTAGTGCAGTTATCGTAGCCGCAGTAATGACCGGAATAGGCGGAGGGATCATTCGCGATTTGCTGGCAGGACGGAAACCGCTTGTGCTCCGTGATGAAATCTATGCCGTCTGGGCAATTACAGCTGGTTTTGCAATCGGCATGGGGTGGTTCACAACGAATGTTGGGCTGCTCATATGCTTTGGTGCTGTTGTGTTCTTTCGGATGTGTTCGGTTCATTATAAATGGAAGCTGCCCCGTCGTTCTCTGGTACAAACGGAGAGTGTGAAACCTCAGACAGCAACAGCGCCACTTAACCGCACCTTGAGTAAGGGGGAATAA
- a CDS encoding thiamine diphosphokinase, with the protein MTKKRVIIFTGGSLSPEFLKEISKDDTIIAADRGALFLIEHGIQPHISVGDFDSITEQERETVRQHSEQIITCDPVHKDLTDTEMAFETALDLEPTDILMLGATGTRMDHTLANVHIMVRAMQHHISCTLQDEHNYMMLTTSEAFVEDRGYEYISLLPLTNEVTGITLEGFMYPLDHATIRMGQSLGISNKLLGKSGNVSIESGLLLIIQSKD; encoded by the coding sequence ATGACTAAGAAACGAGTTATTATTTTTACAGGTGGAAGCCTTTCTCCTGAGTTCCTCAAGGAAATCAGTAAAGACGATACTATAATCGCAGCCGACCGCGGTGCCCTATTTCTAATAGAACATGGGATTCAACCTCATATATCTGTTGGAGATTTTGATTCTATTACCGAGCAGGAGCGCGAAACTGTACGTCAGCATAGCGAACAAATCATCACCTGTGACCCCGTTCATAAAGATTTGACGGATACCGAGATGGCTTTTGAAACAGCGCTGGATCTTGAACCTACCGATATTCTGATGCTGGGTGCAACAGGTACACGCATGGATCACACACTCGCCAACGTACATATTATGGTTCGCGCTATGCAGCATCATATTTCCTGTACACTTCAGGATGAACACAATTATATGATGCTAACGACCTCCGAAGCTTTTGTGGAAGACCGTGGTTATGAATATATCTCCCTGCTACCACTAACCAATGAAGTGACCGGTATTACATTGGAGGGATTCATGTACCCGTTAGATCATGCCACCATACGCATGGGGCAGTCTTTGGGAATTAGTAACAAACTGCTCGGAAAGTCGGGTAACGTCTCGATCGAAAGCGGGTTATTACTTATTATTCAGAGCAAAGATTAA